The proteins below are encoded in one region of Acetoanaerobium noterae:
- a CDS encoding DUF2156 domain-containing protein has protein sequence MEDECKLKPIGINSKDELEEYFNKVRYEACEYSFMTIYMWQHVFNTSYMIEDGYLNIFGRVNDSYFAIQPITEPENYQKAFEAIEGCFNGLEQKLILRAVTKPWVEYLSQKYPDRFEIIEERDSHDYFYEAEKLRTLSGRKYHSKKNHYNSFLKEYGDRFEYRRLGCKDFPEAIALMERWAEDKEKDQHLVGERLAVEKVFKNYPKLTETKVGGIYIDNNLEAFTFGELLNPDTVVVHVEKANPEIRGLYTAINKLFLENEFPDVEFVNREEDLGLEGLRQAKLSYKPIKLVEKYTLIEK, from the coding sequence TTGGAAGATGAATGTAAACTTAAGCCCATAGGAATAAATTCTAAGGACGAGCTTGAAGAGTATTTTAATAAGGTGAGATATGAAGCCTGTGAATATAGCTTCATGACTATTTATATGTGGCAGCATGTATTTAATACGAGCTATATGATAGAAGATGGCTATCTTAATATATTTGGACGAGTAAATGACAGTTATTTTGCTATCCAGCCTATAACTGAGCCTGAAAATTATCAAAAAGCCTTTGAGGCTATAGAAGGCTGCTTTAATGGATTGGAACAAAAATTAATTCTTAGAGCTGTTACTAAGCCATGGGTTGAATATTTATCTCAAAAATATCCTGATAGATTTGAGATAATTGAGGAGAGAGATTCTCATGATTATTTTTATGAAGCAGAAAAATTAAGGACATTATCAGGAAGAAAATATCACTCTAAGAAAAATCACTACAATAGTTTTTTAAAGGAATATGGAGATAGATTTGAGTATAGAAGATTAGGCTGCAAGGACTTTCCAGAAGCAATTGCTTTGATGGAAAGATGGGCTGAGGATAAGGAAAAGGACCAGCACTTAGTTGGGGAAAGACTTGCAGTAGAAAAGGTATTTAAAAATTATCCTAAGCTTACAGAAACCAAAGTCGGTGGAATTTATATAGATAATAATTTAGAGGCTTTTACTTTTGGCGAATTACTTAACCCTGATACTGTTGTTGTGCATGTAGAAAAAGCTAATCCTGAAATAAGAGGACTTTATACTGCTATCAATAAATTGTTTTTAGAAAATGAATTTCCAGATGTTGAATTTGTGAACCGTGAAGAGGATTTAGGCTTAGAGGGCTTGAGACAAGCCAAATTATCCTACAAGCCTATTAAGCTAGTGGAAAAGTACACTCTGATTGAAAAATAG